TCTCGGTCACCGCCTCCGACATCGCCGAGATCGTCTCCCGCCGCACGGGCATCCCGGTCTCCCAGCTCACCGCCAGCGAGAAGGAGAAGCTCCTCAGGCTGGAGGAGGAGATGCACGCGAGGATCGTCGGCCAGACCGAGGCGGTCACCGCGGTCTCCGAGGCCGTACGCCGCAACCGGGCGGGCATGGGCGACCCGAACCGCCCCGTCGGATCGTTCCTCTTCCTCGGGCCCACGGGCGTCGGCAAGACGGAACTCGCCAAGACACTCGCCGAGCTGCTGTTCGGCGACGAGGACCGCATGATCCGCTTCGACATGAGCGAGTTCCAGGAGAAGCACACCGTGGCCCGGCTCGTCGGCGCGCCTCCCGGATACGTCGGTTACGAGGAGGCCGGCCAGCTCACCGAGAAGGTCCGCCGCCAGCCGTACAGCGTCGTGCTGTTCGACGAGGTGGAGAAGGGGCACCCCGACGTCTTCAACACACTGCTCCAGATCCTCGACGACGGCCGGCTCACCGACGGACAGGGCCGCACCGTCGACTTCCGCCACTGCGTCGTCATCATGACGTCCAACATCGGCGCCCATCGCATCCTCGCCCACGAGGGCGACGCGGCCGAACTCAAGGACGAGCTGATGCAGGACCTGCGGGGGAAGTTCCTGCCGGAGTTCCTCAACCGCATCGACGACATCATCGTCTTCCACAGCCTCACCGAGGGAGACCTGTCGGAGATCCTCGAACACCTCCTCGACCGCAGCAAGCACCGCGTCCACGCCCAGGGCATGACCCTCGAGGTCACCGAGGCGGCGAAGAAGCTGCTCGTCGCGCACGGCTACCAGCCGGCGTTCGGCGCCCGCCCGCTGCGCCGCACGATCCAGCGGGAACTCGACAACCGCGTCGCCAACCTGCTGCTCGGCGGCGAGGCCGGGCCCGGCGACACGATCGTCGCCGACATCGTGGACGACTCGCTCCACTGCACGGTCCGCAAGGGCGAGCCGCAGGAGCGGGCCGCTTAGGGCCTGTCCGGCGGACGTTCCAGAGAGGCGAGAATTCGGTGGCGGGTCGTCATGAGCAGCCCTACGATCATCGCGATGACGACTACTCACTCTGTTCACAGATTGGGGGACCCGTCCGCGCAAGGTGAGTGCTGATGCTCACCTCGACAGCGAACGGGGCCTCCCGCCTCTCCCTCTGGCTGCGCGTGCGCGAGTTCGCCGTGCCGCCCTCCATGATCGAGACAGCCTCCACCCGCCGCCTCGGCGGCGACTGGGCGGGGGCCTGTGCCGCCGCCGGGATCGATGTCGATCTCGATCTCCGTTCCGTGGGCCGCGTCCACGGCCGGGAACTCGCCCGCCGCGTCCGCGACGATCTGCGCCATCTGGCACCCGATCTGCTGCGGTGGCACATGCCGCGGATCGCTCCGGACGGACTGCTGCGACCGGGCCTGACCATTGCTCTGGCCCGGTACGGGCAGACCGGCCCGGACGGTGCGGAACCGGCGCCGCACCTCGTGGTGCGGACTCCGCCCGCCTGGGCGGACGCCGGTCAGCGGATCAGCCTCGCCCTGTGGGACGGTCACCCCACGGGCGCCGCGGCACGGCATCCGCATCCCCGCCCCAGCCGGCGGTTCCGCCTCGACCTGCACCGCCACCTGTGGGACGCCCGCAGGGCTGATGAGCTCCGCGTCCGGTCGGGGGACGGCCGCGAACCCGCTCCCGCTCCCGCTCCCGCCTCCGGTCCGGCGGAACTCCTGACGGTGCCTCTGCCGCCCGGGCTCAGCTGCGCCGTCGACCGGTGGGCGGCCGAGGCGGAGCTCGTGAACCGCGCGGAGGGCCGACCCGGCGGCGGCGCCGTCGTGGTGCGGCTCGGCTCCCGGCGGCGGGTGCTCCTGGAACCACTCCTCGACGGGTTCGCGGCGGTCACTCCGCAATCCCCGCAGACCCCGCAGACCCCGGAACCCGCGGAGCCTTCGGAGAACCTCGCCGACACGCTGCCCGTTCTGCCCGACGCGGCCACATGGGTCCTGCCCGACCTCGAACTGCTCCGCGCCGGACTCGTCGAGGTCGACCGACTGCACCCGCTCGTCGCCGCGGCACTCGTACCGGACCATCGGCCGACCGGCCCCTTCCGGCCACCGGACCCGGCGGGACAGCCCCGCCTCGTGGAGTGCCGGGGCGCCCGGCACCGGATCGGCCTGGTCGACGGCGTACTGGCCGCACTGGACCACGAACCGGCCGAGGTCGGACGAGAGGAACTCCTCGCCGCCCTGACGGGTACGCCGCTGCCCTGCCTCCAGGCCATCGACGAGGCCCATCGCCGACCGGACTGTCTCACCGGCGTCCGCGAACGCCTGGACCACGGGGACACCGCCGGCGCGCTCGCCGTCGTCGAAAGCCTCCTCGGCCCGGACGCACTGCTGCGCGGCGGCGCCCTGCGCGACGAACTGGAGGCGGCCGCGCACCGGCGGATCACGTACGGCCTCTACCGGGCCGGCCTGATCGGCCCAGCCCCCGACCGACTCCTCCCGGGCGCCCGCCGTCCCCGCGACCGGCGTTCGCACCCGCGCGACGTGACCCGTCGCTGACCGGGGAACCTCCATCCCTGCCCTGCTTCCGCCCCCCCGGCCGAATCGGCCGTCCCGAACCCTCAGGTGATCACCCATGCCGACGAACACCCTGTACGCCGCCACCCCCGCGCACCCCGACGGGATCGACCAACTCGACGTCGCCGGTGAGCTGCTGGACCTGCTGCGCGACACGAGCACCGAGCCGCGCCCCGACCCCCAACTGGAGGCCCTGACCCTGGCCGTCGCCGCCGACCTGCCCGTACTCCTGTGGGGCGAACCGGGCATCGGCAAGACCGCGGCCCTGACCCAGCTGGCCGCGTCCCTCGACCTTCCGCTGACCACGGTGATCGCCAGCGTCCACGAGCCCTCGGACTTCTCGGGACTCCCCGTCGTCGGGGACGATCCCGCCGAGCAGGGCATCCCGATGGCGCCGCCGGACTGGGCCGTGCGTCTCGTACGGGCCGGGCGGGGGCTGCTGTTCCTCGACGAGCTGTCCACGGCGACCCCCGCCGTGCAGGCCGCCCTGCTGCGCCTCGTGCTCGAACGGCGGGTGGGCGCCCTGCGGTTGCCGCCCGGTGTGCGCATCGTGGCCGCCGCCAACCCGCGCGCCTCGGCGGCCGACGGCTGGGAGCTGAGCCCGCCCCTGGCCAACCGGTTCGTGCACCTCCAGTGGACCCACGACCACGAGGTGGTCGTCCGCGGTCTCGGCGGGACCTGGCCGCGGGCCACCCTGCCGCGGCTCGACCCGGCGAAGCTGCCGGAGGCCGTGGACTTCGCCCGCCGCGCGGTCTGCGGGCTCCTCGCCGCCCGCCCCGCGCTCGTCCACCGACTGCCGAGCGGAGAGACGCGCCGGGGTGGCGCCTGGCCGTCACCCCGGAGCTGGGAGATGACCCTCCATCTGGTCGCCTTCGCGACCGCGGCGGGCTCCGCGCGCGACGTCCTGTCCCTGCTCGTCAGAGGCACCGTGGGCGACGGGCCCGGCCTCGAACTCCTGGCCGCCCTGGACCGGATGGACCTGCCGGACCCCGAGACGCTGCTCGCCGACCCCGACAACGCCGGCCTGCCCGAACGGGGAGACCTGCGTCAGGCCGCACTGGACGGAGTCGTGGCGGCGGTCCGCGCCCGCCCGGACAAGTCCCGCTGGGACGCGGCCTGGGCCCTCCTGGCCCGTGCGATGGAGACCGGGGCCCCCGACCTGGTCGTCGTCCCCGCGACGACCCTCGCCGCGCTGCGGCAGGAGGACTGGGACGTTCCGGCGTCGATCGAGCGGCTCGCCGGAGCGGTGTCCCTGTCCCGGCGGGCGGATCGCGCGGCCGACCGGGTCGCGGTCGCGGAAGAGGTGGCGGCCCGATGACCCGACGTACACCGAACGGCCCGGCCGCTCCCCACGCGCCGGAGGCACTCGACCGCGACAAACTCTTCGCCGCCCGGCTGCACGCCGTCCGCGCACGGCCCTATCTGGCGACCGCGCTCTTCGCCCTCCACACCATCGAGTCACGGCAGGTGCCGACGATGGCCGTCGACCGGTACTGGCGTTGCTACGTCTCCCCGGCCTTCGTCGACCGGATGCCGGTGGAGGAGCTGGCCGGGGTGTGGGTGCACGAGGTGTCGCATCTGCTCCGCGACCACCACGGGCGGGGTGACCGGGTCGCGAGACAGCGCGGTCTGACCCGCCCGGGCGACCGGTTGCGGATCAACATCGCCGCGGACTGCGAGATCAACGACGACGTGTTCGGCGACGGCCTTGCCCGGCCCGAAGGCGCCGTCGATCCGGAATCCCTGGGGCTCCCGGAAGGCGAGCTCATGGAGGACTACCTGCGTCAGTTCCGGCTCGGTCCGCACCTGGAGAGCGCGGCCTGGCTGGACTGCGGCAGCGGCGCCGACGGCTTGGAACGGCCGTGGGACCTGGGGCCGGACGGTGCGCACGGGCTCAGCGAGCAGGAGCAGGACGCCGTCCGGTTCCGGGTGGCCCAGGGCATCACCGGCCGGCCGGGGGACGCCCCCCAGGGCTGGCGGAGGTGGGCGGAGGAGGCCTTCCACGCGCCCCAGCCGTGGCGGGAGCTGCTCGGAGCGGCGGTGCGCTCGGCGGCCACCGGCTCGGGAGCGGGCGAGGACCACACGTACGGACGGCCCTCGCGGCGCGCGACGGCGGTGCCAGGAGCCGTCCTGCCGAGCCTGCGGCGCAGACCGCCCAGGGTCTCCGTGATCATCGACACGTCCGGCTCGGTGAGCGACGGCGAGCTGGGCAGCGCGCTCCTCGAAGTCGCCGCGATCTCCCGGGCCGTCGGAGGCCGTCGTGACCTGGTCACCGTGGTGCCGTGCGACGCGGCGGCCCGGATCGCGCACCCGCTGTGCCGCGCCGAGGGCATCCCGCTGATCGGCGGCGGGGGTACGGATCTGCGGACCGGCTTCGCCGCGGCACTGGCCGCGCGGCCCCGGCCGGACGTCGTCGTCGTGCTGACCGACGGCCAGACACCCTGGCCACGGAGACGACCGCCGTGCCGGACGGTGGTGGGACTGTTCTCCCGCCAGTACGCGCGCTGGAGCTGGGACGAGGACGACCCCGACCACGTACCGGACTCGCCGCCCTCCTGGGCGCGCGTGGTGGACATCGGCTAGGGCCTGTCCGAGGCCCGGCTCAGGTGCCCAGCGCGCGGGCCAGGAGCCCGCGGCGGTGGCGGGTGCCGGTCTTCGTGAAGACGGACTTGAGATGGTCCTGGACGGTGTGCGCGGACAGGGACATCGCGTGCGCCGCCGTGCCGGTGTCGGCGCCGTCCGCGAGGTGGCCGAGCAGTTCCGTCTCGCGAGCCGTCAGGCCGTGGGCGCGGCAGAACACGTCCAGGCGGTCGGTCGGGGTGGTCTCCTCGATGGTCACGGCGATCTCCCGGTCGAGCGGTGTCGATCCCTCCGCGCCCGGCACACCCGCGCCCGGCACGCCCGCGCCCGACCCGCCTGCGCCCGGCACGCCCGCGCCCGCGCCTGTCACTCTCGATCCGTGGTCGATCCGTGCCGCGCGCAGCGTCAGCCACAGGCCGTCGGCGAGGTGCACGCGCGCGCGTGGCGGGTTCGGATCGACGCCCGCCTCGCGGGCGAGCAGCTGCGCGGCCACGTTGTACGCGGCCGCCGGGACCGGCGCCCGGCCCTCCTCCGGCGGGATCAGGCCCGCCAGATAGGCCGGGGCCTCGGGCGTCTGGCCGCGCACCCGCAGGTCCGGGGAGAGCAGCAGCACCAGCGGGCCCGGCCCGGCCGCACCGGGCGGGCGCGCCGGGAACCCCGCGGCCTGGGCGCGCCGCAGTGCCTCGGTGACCGGCGCGGCCACCGCGTCCAGATACGCCAGGTCGGCCGCGCCGAACTCCGCCCCGTACCGCCACAGATCGAGGAAGCCCCAGCAGCCGAACCGGTCGCGGAACACCGCCGACGCCACGTCCCGCACCCCGGCCGGCCGCAACAGCTCCTCCCACAGCGGCCCCCGTTCCACCTCCGGCAGGCCGCTCAGCGCGGCGGCACCCTTCAGGGACGTCCAGCGGTCCGCGCGGGTCAGGTACTTGAGCCGGATCAGCCGGGGCAACTCCGGCAGGACCGGTACCCGGGCCACCGGCGCGCACCCCACCGACGTCACCGGATCGGTCAGGAGGAACGCGAACGCCTCGGCGCCGAGCAGCGCCCGGAACTCCCGGAGCAGCCGGACCCGCAGCGTGTGCGCGTCCCCGTCGGCCCCGCCGGCCGCGCAGATCCGCAGGACGCGCTCGCGGGAGCGGGCGTGCGCGGCGGGAAGGGGCATGGGCGGAGCGTACGGGCCGATACCCCAGAGATCTGGGATGTACGCGACGCGGTGCCGCGGTCCACGCTGGAAGCGTTCCCCCGGACGCCGGGAGGAGGAGCCGTGATCACCCTGCACATCGAACACCCGATCACCGACTACACCGTGTGGAAGGCGGCGTTCGACCGCTTCGCCGACGCCCGCAGGGACGCCGGAGTGCTCCGGCACCAGGTGCGCCGGCCCGTCGACGACCCCGCCTACGTCGTCGTCGACCTGTCCTTCGCGACCGCCGAGCGCGCCGAGGGCTTCCTGGACTTCCTCCGTACGCGCGTGTGGGCGAGTCCCGAACGGGCCCCGGCGCTGGTCGGCACGCCTGCCACCCGCGTACTCGTCACGGAGGAGGAAGCGGAGACCTGACCGGGCCCGAGTCGTTCGGGACCGGTTCTCCCGGGACCTGCTGTCCGGGGCGGCTTCCGGCGTAGCCTGAGCGCCATGAGGCAGGACGCCGACCCCGGGCTCTTCGGACCCCGCTCCGTCACCTGGCAGCTCCACGGCGACCCCGTGATGTGGATCGCCGGCGTCCGGGCCCTCTGGCTCCAGGCGCTCCACCCCGTCGCCGTCCGCGGCGTCATGATCAACAGCAGCTTCCGCGAAGACCCCTGGGGCCGCCTCATGCGGACCGCGAACTTCGTCGGCACGCTGAGCTACGGGACCACCGGGGCGGCGGAGGCGGCCGGCGCCCGCGTCCGCCGGATCCACCGGCTGCTCGGCGTGGACGACCCCGAACTCCTTCTCTGGGTCCACTGCGCCGAAGTCGACTCGTACCTCTCGGTGGCGCGCCGCTCCGGGATCCCGCTCACCGACGCCCAGGCCGACCGCTACCTCGACGAGCACCGCGTCTCCGCCCGTCTCGTCGGCCTCGACCCGGACGCCGTACCGGGCTCCGCCGCCGCGCTCGCCCGCTACTTCGCATCGGTGCTTCCCCGGCTCGCCGCCGGGCCGGACGCGCGGACCGTCGAGGAATTCCTGCGCCGTCCGCCGGTCAAACCCGCCCTGGTACCGGCGCGCGAGGTGATCTGGCGGCGCGTGACGGCCCTCGCGTACGACACCCTGCCTCCCTACGCCCACGCGCTCTACGGCAGGCCCGCCCCGGCGCCCGAGACCGTCACCCACCGGCTCACCGCGACGGCCAACCTCCTCCGGTGCGTCCCCGACCGCCTGCGCTGGCGGCTGCCGCCGCGGCACATCCTCCGGGCCATGGACCGCCTCGGCCAGGACACCCGCCCCGACCCCCACGCCCTCCTCGGCGCCCCGGGCGCGGGCGTCGGTACGCCCCCCGACCCCTGACACGCGCCCTACCTGTACCCACTGTCGGACCCTGCGGCCATACTGGACATGTCGGGGAGGGTGCACGCAAGCGACGGGGGCGACAGCACACGATGGGGGACAGCAGGCTGATCCAGGGCCGGTACCGCCTGCACGAGGTCATCGGCCGCGGCGGCATGGGCGAGGTCTGGCGTGCCACCGACGAGGCACTCGGGCGCGGCGTCGCCGTGAAGTGCCTCAAGCCGCTCGGTCCGCAGCACGACCCGCACTTCCTCTCGGTGGTGCGCGAGCGCTTCCGGCGCGAGGCCCGCGTCGCCGCCGCGCTCCAGCACCGCGGCATCACCGTCGTGCACGACTTCGGCGAGTACGACGGCGTGCTCTTCCTGGTCATGGAGCTCCTGGAGGGACGCAACCTCAGCCAGCTCCTCACGGCCAACTCCAAGCACCCGCTGCCCGTCCAGGACCTCGTCGAGATCGCCGACCAGGTCGCCGACGCCCTCGCCTACACGCACCGCCAGGGCATCGTGCACCGCGACCTCAAGCCCGCGAACATCATGCGGCTGGCGGACGGGACGGTGAAGATCTGCGACTTCGGAATAGCGCGCCTCGGCACCGACATGGGCTTCACCTCCAAGCTCACCGGCACCGGCATCGCCATGGGGACGCCCCACTACATGTCCCCGGAGCAGATCGGCGGCGGCGAGGTCGACCACCGCAGCGACCTCTACTCGCTGGGGTGCGTGCTGTACGAACTGGCCACCGGTGCCCCGCCCTTCGACCTGGACGACTCCTGGGCGATCCTCATCGGACACCGGGACACGGTGCCGCGCCCGCCGCGCTCGCACCGCGCCGAGCTGCCCCCCTACTTCGACCGGATCGTCGTCGACCTGCTCGCCAAGGTCCCCGAGGAGCGACCCGCCGACGCGGGCGACCTGCGGCGCCGGATCGTCTCGGGCCGCTTCGCCCCGACCCCGGTG
The sequence above is a segment of the Streptomyces sp. NBC_01255 genome. Coding sequences within it:
- a CDS encoding AAA family ATPase codes for the protein MPTNTLYAATPAHPDGIDQLDVAGELLDLLRDTSTEPRPDPQLEALTLAVAADLPVLLWGEPGIGKTAALTQLAASLDLPLTTVIASVHEPSDFSGLPVVGDDPAEQGIPMAPPDWAVRLVRAGRGLLFLDELSTATPAVQAALLRLVLERRVGALRLPPGVRIVAAANPRASAADGWELSPPLANRFVHLQWTHDHEVVVRGLGGTWPRATLPRLDPAKLPEAVDFARRAVCGLLAARPALVHRLPSGETRRGGAWPSPRSWEMTLHLVAFATAAGSARDVLSLLVRGTVGDGPGLELLAALDRMDLPDPETLLADPDNAGLPERGDLRQAALDGVVAAVRARPDKSRWDAAWALLARAMETGAPDLVVVPATTLAALRQEDWDVPASIERLAGAVSLSRRADRAADRVAVAEEVAAR
- a CDS encoding vWA domain-containing protein codes for the protein MTRRTPNGPAAPHAPEALDRDKLFAARLHAVRARPYLATALFALHTIESRQVPTMAVDRYWRCYVSPAFVDRMPVEELAGVWVHEVSHLLRDHHGRGDRVARQRGLTRPGDRLRINIAADCEINDDVFGDGLARPEGAVDPESLGLPEGELMEDYLRQFRLGPHLESAAWLDCGSGADGLERPWDLGPDGAHGLSEQEQDAVRFRVAQGITGRPGDAPQGWRRWAEEAFHAPQPWRELLGAAVRSAATGSGAGEDHTYGRPSRRATAVPGAVLPSLRRRPPRVSVIIDTSGSVSDGELGSALLEVAAISRAVGGRRDLVTVVPCDAAARIAHPLCRAEGIPLIGGGGTDLRTGFAAALAARPRPDVVVVLTDGQTPWPRRRPPCRTVVGLFSRQYARWSWDEDDPDHVPDSPPSWARVVDIG
- a CDS encoding helix-turn-helix transcriptional regulator, encoding MPLPAAHARSRERVLRICAAGGADGDAHTLRVRLLREFRALLGAEAFAFLLTDPVTSVGCAPVARVPVLPELPRLIRLKYLTRADRWTSLKGAAALSGLPEVERGPLWEELLRPAGVRDVASAVFRDRFGCWGFLDLWRYGAEFGAADLAYLDAVAAPVTEALRRAQAAGFPARPPGAAGPGPLVLLLSPDLRVRGQTPEAPAYLAGLIPPEEGRAPVPAAAYNVAAQLLAREAGVDPNPPRARVHLADGLWLTLRAARIDHGSRVTGAGAGVPGAGGSGAGVPGAGVPGAEGSTPLDREIAVTIEETTPTDRLDVFCRAHGLTARETELLGHLADGADTGTAAHAMSLSAHTVQDHLKSVFTKTGTRHRRGLLARALGT
- a CDS encoding oxygenase MpaB family protein; the protein is MRQDADPGLFGPRSVTWQLHGDPVMWIAGVRALWLQALHPVAVRGVMINSSFREDPWGRLMRTANFVGTLSYGTTGAAEAAGARVRRIHRLLGVDDPELLLWVHCAEVDSYLSVARRSGIPLTDAQADRYLDEHRVSARLVGLDPDAVPGSAAALARYFASVLPRLAAGPDARTVEEFLRRPPVKPALVPAREVIWRRVTALAYDTLPPYAHALYGRPAPAPETVTHRLTATANLLRCVPDRLRWRLPPRHILRAMDRLGQDTRPDPHALLGAPGAGVGTPPDP